A section of the Methanosarcina mazei S-6 genome encodes:
- a CDS encoding M3 family oligoendopeptidase — protein sequence MGQNKELNPEELTTEWNDSYLFNSTGDALEKLETLKKGSKEINQTFRQEFEKLSGSVLLDYLETEKEFSKSIDVLYIYAYTQLTKNVNEQFFNSLLAESQDLVTEHKKSSAFAAVKLTSLNKEEWDRLFSEDPGLELYRAYLEANYMRFMEHRPVNEAQAVRLAEIENKRMKLETEALSRITNEVTMAGSITLENGEEFQVNSQSYNTLLSTDQSRENRKRCYDKRFYHLIDESSSMASLYSEKSRLDDLAARELKYADSYESSLYNFYLTKKQVDDMNAVFKERKDVFEEYNEFRRTKLGLEKLRPYDLMLQLTGQPAKSSKSYTYTDAVQEVQKSYSGMDPLFNEIFLKMVTGDFIDVYPDPENGKQPGGYCYGLCALKSPALIFMNYNGIISDQKTLTHELGHGINDYLMGNSVDYLYCSGQIYEMEVPSTFNEELFVDYIIENSDKETAVAVLAQHIGEYQNYFTRQPMITEFEYKAHQLCAEKGKASGAELNALWTALSKEYRSESIEYYAEDSAEWTYINHIFLTNNYYTFNYAISKAITLALFKQYKEKPETFNKNYIVYLSAGSTMPPEEKLKKYFGIEINRQLFEDAVDIVKLRIRELSMLEKQTEPK from the coding sequence ATGGGACAAAATAAAGAGCTTAATCCTGAAGAGCTTACTACGGAATGGAATGATTCCTATCTTTTCAACAGCACAGGAGATGCCTTGGAAAAGCTTGAGACGTTAAAAAAGGGATCCAAAGAAATAAACCAGACTTTCCGCCAGGAATTTGAGAAACTTTCCGGGTCGGTATTACTTGATTACCTGGAAACTGAAAAGGAGTTTTCAAAATCTATTGACGTTCTCTATATTTACGCATATACTCAGCTCACTAAAAACGTGAATGAACAGTTTTTTAATTCTCTCCTCGCGGAATCTCAGGACCTGGTTACTGAACATAAAAAATCGAGTGCATTTGCAGCCGTGAAACTGACCTCGCTCAATAAAGAAGAATGGGACCGGCTCTTTTCCGAAGATCCCGGACTTGAGCTGTATCGGGCTTACCTTGAAGCAAATTATATGAGGTTTATGGAACACAGGCCGGTTAATGAAGCCCAGGCTGTGCGTCTGGCAGAGATAGAAAACAAGCGCATGAAACTGGAGACCGAGGCGCTTTCAAGGATCACAAATGAAGTCACCATGGCAGGCAGCATAACCCTTGAGAACGGGGAGGAGTTTCAGGTTAATTCCCAGTCCTACAATACCCTGCTTTCAACAGACCAGAGCCGGGAAAACAGAAAAAGGTGTTATGATAAGAGGTTTTACCACCTTATAGACGAGTCCAGCTCAATGGCATCTCTTTATTCCGAAAAATCCCGGCTTGACGACCTTGCTGCAAGGGAGCTGAAATATGCTGACTCTTACGAATCCAGCCTGTACAACTTTTACCTCACGAAAAAACAGGTTGATGATATGAATGCGGTTTTCAAGGAAAGAAAAGATGTTTTTGAGGAATATAACGAGTTCAGGAGGACAAAGCTCGGGCTTGAAAAACTCAGGCCGTATGACCTTATGCTGCAACTGACGGGCCAGCCTGCTAAAAGTTCTAAAAGTTATACTTATACGGATGCCGTGCAGGAGGTCCAGAAATCCTATTCCGGGATGGACCCCCTTTTTAATGAGATTTTCTTGAAAATGGTAACAGGAGATTTCATAGACGTATATCCTGACCCGGAGAACGGAAAACAGCCAGGGGGTTATTGTTACGGGCTCTGTGCCCTGAAGTCTCCGGCTCTGATTTTTATGAATTATAATGGCATAATCAGCGACCAGAAGACCCTTACTCACGAACTGGGGCATGGGATTAACGACTACCTGATGGGTAATTCCGTAGACTATCTCTACTGTTCAGGCCAGATCTACGAAATGGAGGTTCCTTCCACTTTCAACGAAGAACTTTTTGTTGATTATATCATTGAAAATTCCGATAAGGAGACAGCAGTTGCCGTGCTTGCCCAGCACATAGGCGAGTACCAGAATTATTTTACCCGCCAGCCCATGATCACGGAATTCGAATATAAAGCTCACCAGTTATGCGCTGAAAAAGGGAAAGCCAGCGGAGCTGAACTCAATGCCCTATGGACAGCCCTCTCTAAAGAGTACAGGAGCGAATCCATTGAGTATTATGCTGAAGATTCTGCGGAATGGACCTATATTAACCACATTTTCCTTACAAATAACTACTATACTTTTAATTACGCAATTTCAAAAGCAATAACTCTCGCTCTCTTCAAACAATATAAAGAAAAACCGGAGACCTTCAACAAAAATTACATTGTCTACCTTTCCGCAGGTTCGACAATGCCGCCTGAAGAAAAACTCAAAAAATACTTCGGGATCGAAATTAACAGGCAGCTCTTTGAAGACGCTGTGGATATCGTGAAGTTACGGATTCGGGAGTTGAGTATGCTGGAAAAACAGACTGAGCCGAAATAA
- a CDS encoding protein-tyrosine phosphatase family protein, whose protein sequence is MPSLLSPKKMPSIEGIRIPMNFYVVLKEPVLLAGMSRPGKDTPWEKIGEAGFSKVVCLSSPEVNYDPYPLKVLFSAELEDLYHGYDPEDPEREERLIRQATAIIRSKMDEGEGIVVHCMGGIGRTGTVLGCVLRDLGFSAGEVLDYLDEINMHRGFGGWPETEWQGEMVRKY, encoded by the coding sequence ATGCCCTCTTTGTTGAGCCCAAAGAAAATGCCTTCAATAGAAGGTATCCGAATTCCAATGAACTTCTATGTCGTACTTAAAGAGCCTGTTCTTCTTGCTGGCATGTCCCGTCCCGGGAAGGATACGCCGTGGGAGAAAATTGGTGAAGCTGGTTTTTCAAAAGTGGTCTGCCTCAGCAGTCCAGAGGTTAATTACGACCCCTACCCACTCAAAGTGCTGTTCTCTGCAGAACTGGAAGACCTTTATCATGGTTATGACCCTGAGGACCCTGAAAGAGAGGAGCGGCTTATCAGACAGGCGACTGCCATTATAAGAAGTAAAATGGATGAAGGAGAAGGTATTGTTGTCCACTGCATGGGAGGCATAGGCAGGACAGGCACAGTTCTCGGATGTGTACTCAGGGACCTCGGGTTTTCGGCTGGTGAGGTACTGGACTATCTTGATGAAATAAATATGCATAGAGGCTTTGGAGGGTGGCCGGAGACTGAATGGCAGGGAGAAATGGTACGAAAATACTAA
- a CDS encoding tetratricopeptide repeat protein produces MIRKKQTEKPSEWDPPAPSTVYIKIKNIPYETFKTKLNQGLVTTDLDQIRYRLEKHIYCCGVCSKHVNGYCVITNRKAEPGWICKSFVPKEEFIYLDSRPDRKDPAEFRYLSETGLEKDYIESAGARERRHGNEGTKALYDEGVTLYRQGRLKLALEAFDSVLEANPLDFAALFHKGNALLKLKRYEEALEVFERASEINQENAGLWTNLGFIFTKLERFRDSLEAFEKSISLNPVQKNAWEGRDAVIARVRLCEERLRESEEALKKNPEDPDTLFKIGKIHLRLGEQEKAIQAFKKALEIKPENAEAWQFRGKVLFKAGSEKEALHAFEKATRLKPDYAEAWFEKGNAFLKLENLKGAENAFKIAARLWDSKGIKSKAESARDKVKRLHSSN; encoded by the coding sequence ATGATTCGCAAAAAACAAACCGAAAAACCCTCTGAATGGGACCCTCCAGCTCCTTCAACAGTCTATATCAAAATAAAAAATATACCTTACGAAACTTTCAAAACCAAGCTTAACCAGGGGCTGGTTACTACCGATCTTGACCAGATCAGATACCGGCTCGAGAAGCATATTTACTGCTGCGGGGTATGCTCAAAACATGTGAACGGGTACTGTGTCATTACAAACAGAAAGGCTGAGCCGGGATGGATCTGCAAGTCTTTCGTGCCAAAAGAGGAGTTCATATATCTTGATTCCAGGCCTGACAGGAAAGATCCGGCAGAATTCAGGTATCTTTCTGAAACCGGGCTCGAAAAAGATTATATCGAAAGCGCAGGAGCAAGAGAACGAAGACACGGAAATGAAGGTACAAAAGCTCTTTACGATGAAGGAGTAACCCTTTACAGACAGGGAAGGTTAAAGCTTGCTCTTGAGGCTTTTGACAGCGTGCTTGAGGCAAATCCTCTGGACTTTGCAGCCCTTTTTCATAAAGGAAACGCCCTTCTGAAACTCAAGCGTTATGAGGAGGCTCTTGAGGTATTTGAAAGAGCTTCGGAAATTAACCAGGAAAACGCGGGTCTCTGGACCAACCTTGGATTTATTTTTACTAAACTCGAACGTTTCCGTGATTCTCTCGAAGCTTTTGAAAAATCGATATCATTGAATCCTGTGCAGAAAAATGCTTGGGAAGGCAGGGATGCAGTAATTGCCAGAGTTCGCCTGTGTGAAGAGAGGCTCCGAGAATCTGAAGAAGCCCTTAAGAAAAACCCTGAAGACCCTGACACTCTGTTTAAAATAGGTAAAATTCATCTCAGACTTGGAGAGCAGGAAAAAGCTATTCAGGCATTTAAAAAAGCCCTTGAAATAAAGCCTGAAAATGCCGAAGCCTGGCAGTTCCGGGGAAAGGTTCTTTTTAAAGCCGGGTCGGAAAAGGAAGCTCTGCACGCTTTTGAAAAGGCAACCCGCCTTAAACCCGATTACGCCGAAGCCTGGTTTGAAAAAGGAAATGCATTCCTTAAACTTGAAAACCTTAAAGGGGCAGAAAACGCTTTTAAGATTGCAGCCCGCCTCTGGGACAGTAAAGGGATAAAATCAAAAGCAGAAAGTGCGCGTGATAAAGTTAAAAGACTGCACTCCTCAAATTGA
- a CDS encoding pyridoxamine 5'-phosphate oxidase family protein, giving the protein MTEQIKNKICEYLANHYYLNLATVSPDGRPMAHTMAYVSEREIVYLATNKNTRKVQNIMQNPQVAFTVDEDDPDWFDMKALQVEGKATIVASEEELREVGEIMAAKFPVIADLPPDPDTIMIKIEPAVVYYLDYSIEFGHRESVNF; this is encoded by the coding sequence ATGACAGAACAAATTAAGAATAAGATTTGTGAATACCTTGCAAATCACTATTATCTGAACCTGGCAACTGTAAGCCCTGATGGCAGGCCAATGGCTCATACTATGGCTTATGTTTCAGAAAGGGAAATTGTATATCTGGCAACTAATAAAAATACCCGAAAAGTCCAGAACATCATGCAAAATCCACAGGTAGCATTTACTGTTGATGAAGATGACCCTGACTGGTTTGATATGAAGGCGCTTCAGGTCGAAGGCAAAGCGACAATAGTTGCCAGTGAGGAAGAGCTGCGAGAAGTAGGGGAAATTATGGCAGCCAAATTCCCTGTTATTGCAGATTTGCCGCCTGACCCCGATACTATCATGATAAAAATAGAGCCTGCGGTTGTCTATTATCTGGATTATAGCATTGAATTCGGGCACAGGGAAAGCGTAAATTTCTAA
- a CDS encoding fasciclin domain-containing protein, with translation MLLLAGILFVSGCAEDTQEETGVEEATPVEEVAVTEIEEEPSDEEEGIMPDEEPETGVNETAEEGNLTIVGAAEAAGYTTFASLVRDAGLEDTLNEGTYTVFAPTDEAFDALPEGTLEDLLADEQALTDVLTYHVVEGEYMASDLEDGQTLTTVQSATLPVSIADDEVTIGTATVVEPDIVASNGVVHGIDAVLIPPEA, from the coding sequence GTGTTACTTTTAGCAGGGATACTTTTCGTTTCCGGATGTGCTGAAGATACCCAGGAAGAAACGGGTGTTGAAGAAGCAACTCCGGTAGAAGAAGTCGCTGTGACAGAAATTGAAGAAGAACCGTCCGATGAAGAAGAGGGAATAATGCCGGATGAAGAGCCGGAAACTGGCGTTAATGAAACCGCAGAAGAAGGCAACCTGACAATTGTTGGCGCTGCAGAAGCTGCAGGATACACCACATTTGCTTCACTTGTCAGGGATGCAGGGCTTGAGGATACCCTGAATGAAGGGACATACACTGTCTTTGCTCCTACTGATGAAGCCTTTGATGCACTTCCGGAAGGAACTCTTGAAGATCTCCTTGCAGACGAGCAGGCTCTTACCGATGTGTTAACCTACCATGTCGTGGAAGGAGAATACATGGCTTCGGACCTCGAAGACGGGCAGACGCTTACTACTGTGCAGTCAGCTACGCTTCCTGTGAGTATTGCAGATGATGAGGTGACTATTGGAACCGCAACGGTTGTCGAACCTGACATTGTCGCAAGCAATGGTGTCGTCCACGGAATCGATGCAGTATTGATTCCTCCTGAAGCGTAA
- a CDS encoding pyridoxamine 5'-phosphate oxidase family protein, with protein MVKLTEEMKTAFSKVKIFPVATASKEGVPNVVPIGFCQLVDDETIWIADNFMVKSLANLEENPNVAIYVWGPETGGCFQIKGKATIISSGEKFDKMKAIVNAAKPGLPAKTLIEVMISDVFQCAPGPEAGKKLL; from the coding sequence ATGGTAAAGTTAACTGAAGAAATGAAAACCGCTTTTTCGAAAGTAAAAATCTTCCCTGTTGCAACGGCTTCAAAAGAGGGCGTCCCCAATGTGGTCCCCATAGGTTTCTGCCAGCTTGTGGATGATGAAACAATCTGGATTGCTGACAACTTCATGGTTAAATCCCTTGCAAACCTGGAAGAAAACCCGAACGTTGCGATCTATGTATGGGGACCTGAAACAGGCGGATGCTTCCAGATAAAAGGAAAAGCTACAATCATCAGCTCTGGCGAAAAATTCGATAAAATGAAAGCAATTGTGAATGCTGCAAAACCAGGTCTTCCTGCAAAAACCCTTATCGAAGTCATGATAAGCGATGTGTTCCAGTGTGCTCCGGGCCCTGAAGCTGGAAAGAAACTTCTGTGA
- a CDS encoding GAF domain-containing protein, with translation MAKVTSSSAKNGNNGRQKPCKYINEIALCSALEMAKELISVINKVPVTVFLWRPEKYWPADFVSENVKNFGYTVEEFTSGKVLYGNIVHPDDFERVERELSRRIEEDYVDFSQEYRILTKSGEARWVEERTFIEADENGVVKYLKGIILDITERKRKEKLLYIQRDLGISLSTSNYLDETLDLLLDSCLQIDEINAGGIYLVDEETGDLNLAIYRGLSPVFIENASYYSANSPNAKLVMIGQPVYKQHIDLLLTSKDDILRQENLRATAIIPVKYGKKVIAAFYLASRMEYELSDSVRTVIETIATQFGVFISRIRLEEKLKECVKKRKS, from the coding sequence ATGGCTAAAGTGACTTCCAGTTCTGCTAAAAACGGAAATAACGGCAGGCAGAAACCCTGCAAATATATCAATGAGATAGCTTTATGCAGTGCTCTTGAGATGGCAAAAGAGCTGATCTCAGTAATAAATAAAGTCCCCGTTACTGTCTTTTTATGGCGTCCTGAGAAGTACTGGCCTGCGGATTTTGTTTCTGAGAACGTAAAAAATTTTGGGTATACGGTAGAAGAGTTTACGTCAGGAAAAGTCCTTTACGGGAATATTGTCCACCCGGATGACTTTGAAAGGGTTGAAAGAGAGCTTTCAAGAAGGATAGAAGAAGATTATGTCGATTTTTCTCAGGAATACCGGATACTGACAAAGTCAGGAGAAGCTCGCTGGGTTGAGGAAAGAACCTTTATCGAAGCCGACGAAAATGGAGTTGTAAAATACCTTAAAGGCATAATTCTCGATATTACCGAAAGAAAAAGAAAAGAAAAACTGCTCTATATCCAGAGGGACCTCGGGATTTCACTGAGCACTTCGAATTACCTTGATGAAACCCTTGACCTCCTGCTTGATTCGTGCCTTCAGATAGATGAGATTAATGCCGGAGGCATCTATCTGGTTGATGAAGAAACAGGTGACCTCAATCTTGCAATTTACCGCGGTCTTTCTCCAGTTTTTATCGAGAACGCTTCATATTACAGTGCAAATTCTCCAAATGCCAAACTCGTTATGATAGGTCAGCCCGTCTACAAACAGCACATAGACCTTCTTCTCACTTCAAAAGACGATATTCTCAGGCAGGAAAACCTCAGAGCTACGGCAATCATCCCTGTAAAATACGGAAAAAAGGTTATTGCTGCTTTTTATCTTGCTTCAAGGATGGAGTACGAGCTCTCAGATAGTGTGCGCACGGTTATAGAAACAATTGCAACCCAGTTCGGGGTTTTTATCTCCCGGATCAGACTTGAAGAAAAACTTAAAGAGTGTGTCAAGAAGAGAAAGTCCTGA
- the glgP gene encoding alpha-glucan family phosphorylase, with the protein MENNLQGVLKGQKIAYFSMEIGLRNEIPTYSGGLGVLAGDTIRSAADLNIPLVAVTLVSNKGYFRQKLDASGTQTELTEEWTPSNFMTWLPQEVSVKIQGRDVKIQAWHYNCKSLTGGCVPIIFLDTNVEGNSPEDRRITDFLYGGDHTYRLKQEIVLGVGGVRMLNALGFKIRKYHMNEGHSSLLALELLKCNGKECPIVKDLCIFTTHTPVEAGHDKFDYSLVEDMIRDQNDMEILKKYGGEDRFNTSLFALNLSDYVNGVTKRHSRVSSELFPGYSIQAITNGVHSYTWTCPYFRDLFDRYMPGWANEPELLVRIGGIPDDEIWEARRKAKKALIDEVNKRTGAGMEYETFTIGFARRMTAYKRATLLLSDIERLRKVNRRGKIQIIFAGKAHPRDEAGKQLIRDIFKSIETLRNEVKIVFLENYDMDLAAKMVSGVDLWLNTPTRPYEASGTSGMKAAHNGVVNFSILDGWWIEGWIEGVTGWSIGPMPEENLIGEEARVAELNDLYNKLYYIIVPMYYERKDDWLKMMNNSIGMIAYYFNSHRMMRRYVTHAYL; encoded by the coding sequence ATGGAAAATAATCTTCAAGGAGTATTAAAAGGACAAAAAATAGCTTATTTTTCTATGGAAATTGGGCTTCGGAATGAAATTCCCACATATTCGGGAGGGCTGGGAGTGCTTGCAGGCGATACAATCCGCTCGGCTGCAGACCTCAATATCCCACTTGTAGCAGTAACTCTGGTCAGCAATAAAGGATATTTCAGGCAGAAACTTGATGCCTCGGGGACACAGACAGAACTGACTGAAGAGTGGACCCCTTCAAATTTTATGACCTGGCTCCCGCAGGAAGTGAGCGTTAAAATACAGGGCCGGGATGTTAAAATTCAGGCATGGCACTATAACTGCAAAAGCCTGACCGGGGGCTGTGTACCTATTATTTTTCTTGATACCAATGTGGAAGGGAACTCACCTGAAGACCGCAGGATTACAGACTTCCTTTACGGGGGAGACCATACCTACAGGCTCAAGCAGGAAATAGTGCTCGGGGTAGGGGGAGTGCGCATGCTCAACGCGCTTGGTTTTAAAATCCGGAAATACCATATGAACGAAGGACATTCAAGCCTGCTTGCTCTGGAGCTTTTAAAATGCAACGGCAAGGAATGTCCGATAGTAAAGGACCTCTGTATTTTTACCACCCATACCCCTGTGGAAGCCGGGCACGATAAGTTCGATTACAGTCTCGTTGAAGACATGATCCGGGACCAGAACGATATGGAAATCCTGAAAAAATACGGCGGAGAAGACCGTTTTAATACGAGCCTTTTTGCCCTCAACTTATCCGACTATGTGAACGGAGTTACAAAAAGGCACAGCCGGGTTTCAAGCGAACTTTTCCCGGGATATTCAATCCAGGCAATAACAAATGGCGTCCACTCCTATACCTGGACCTGTCCTTATTTCAGGGATCTTTTTGACCGTTACATGCCCGGATGGGCAAATGAGCCCGAACTCCTGGTAAGGATAGGAGGAATTCCTGATGATGAAATCTGGGAAGCCCGCAGGAAAGCAAAAAAAGCCCTTATAGATGAGGTCAACAAAAGAACCGGGGCAGGCATGGAATATGAGACCTTCACCATAGGTTTTGCACGCCGAATGACGGCATATAAACGGGCAACCTTACTGCTTTCCGACATTGAAAGGCTCCGGAAGGTAAACAGGAGGGGCAAAATCCAGATTATATTTGCAGGCAAAGCTCATCCCCGTGACGAAGCAGGAAAACAGCTCATAAGAGATATTTTCAAAAGCATAGAAACCCTCAGGAACGAGGTAAAAATCGTCTTTCTGGAAAATTATGATATGGACCTGGCTGCAAAAATGGTCTCCGGCGTTGACCTCTGGCTTAACACCCCAACTCGCCCCTATGAAGCTTCGGGCACCAGCGGCATGAAAGCAGCCCATAATGGAGTAGTGAATTTCAGTATACTTGACGGCTGGTGGATCGAAGGATGGATCGAAGGAGTAACAGGCTGGTCAATAGGTCCAATGCCTGAAGAAAATCTCATCGGAGAAGAGGCGAGGGTTGCTGAGCTTAACGACCTCTACAATAAACTTTACTATATCATAGTCCCCATGTATTACGAGCGTAAAGACGATTGGCTTAAAATGATGAACAACTCAATAGGCATGATTGCCTACTATTTCAACAGCCACAGGATGATGAGGCGTTACGTCACGCATGCCTATCTTTAA
- a CDS encoding Fic family protein — protein sequence MKIPVVPEFSKEALESAGKFLHDGQIEEITHRYNERYLHWEELKHRKLPLDPVTVWNLMKLSRELKAKSIKFGDWVFKYNLIDEFQEKLHILDKSAAGNLLSSLEALQDNRRKYIISSLMEEAIASSQIEGAATTREIAKRMLQEDRKPKSKDEKMIVNNYDTVKHIMNLKKEAITPEKILEIHRMITNGTLEKPEYEGSFRETNEIAVYSQDGTLLHRPVEYTKVPELVNQLCDFASSKDKEFIHPVIKGIIIHFLVGYIHPFNDGNGRTARALFYWYLLKNDYWLFEYMAVSRVINSSKKQYRNAYLYTESDRTPNDSGDLTYFIKYNLDCIKKALDDTLEYLERKQKEQVQALKIITESGNLTLRQAEILKQFLKKPEKPVTIKEIVTTYSVAYATARSDLFRLEELGYVEKRKAGKEFIFVYKRAY from the coding sequence ATGAAAATCCCTGTAGTTCCTGAATTTTCAAAAGAAGCCCTTGAAAGTGCTGGAAAATTTCTGCACGATGGTCAAATAGAAGAGATAACTCACAGATATAACGAGAGATATCTGCACTGGGAGGAATTGAAACACAGAAAACTTCCTCTGGACCCTGTTACTGTATGGAACCTGATGAAATTGTCCAGAGAATTAAAAGCAAAATCCATAAAATTTGGGGACTGGGTTTTCAAGTATAATCTGATAGATGAGTTTCAGGAAAAACTTCATATCCTTGATAAATCCGCAGCAGGAAATCTTCTTAGCAGCCTTGAAGCCCTGCAGGATAACAGGAGAAAATACATTATCAGTTCCTTAATGGAAGAAGCAATAGCTTCAAGCCAGATTGAAGGGGCAGCAACCACAAGGGAAATCGCAAAAAGGATGCTTCAGGAGGACAGGAAACCAAAAAGTAAGGACGAAAAAATGATTGTAAATAATTACGATACAGTAAAGCACATCATGAATTTAAAAAAAGAAGCCATCACCCCTGAAAAAATTCTTGAAATCCACAGAATGATCACGAATGGAACGCTTGAAAAGCCCGAATACGAAGGCAGTTTCAGAGAAACCAATGAGATTGCCGTTTATTCTCAAGATGGGACACTGCTTCATAGACCCGTGGAATACACCAAAGTCCCTGAACTGGTTAATCAATTGTGTGATTTTGCCAGTAGCAAGGATAAAGAGTTCATACACCCCGTGATTAAAGGGATAATCATCCATTTCCTTGTCGGATATATCCACCCGTTCAACGACGGAAACGGCAGGACTGCAAGAGCTCTTTTTTACTGGTATCTTCTCAAAAATGATTACTGGCTTTTTGAGTATATGGCAGTTTCAAGAGTAATAAACAGTTCAAAGAAACAGTATCGAAATGCCTATCTTTACACAGAATCCGACAGAACCCCCAACGATTCCGGAGATCTCACATACTTCATCAAATACAACCTGGACTGCATAAAAAAAGCCCTTGATGATACCCTTGAGTATCTGGAAAGAAAACAAAAAGAGCAGGTTCAAGCCCTGAAAATCATTACAGAATCCGGAAATCTTACTTTAAGGCAGGCAGAAATCCTCAAACAGTTCTTGAAGAAACCTGAAAAACCAGTCACAATTAAAGAAATAGTAACCACTTACAGCGTGGCATATGCTACAGCCAGAAGTGACCTTTTCCGGCTGGAAGAACTGGGGTATGTTGAAAAACGGAAGGCAGGAAAGGAGTTTATTTTCGTATACAAGAGAGCTTATTGA
- a CDS encoding nucleoside deaminase, with translation MTGDIRGLGEELLREIGLKEGFNNEEVIKWKSWLQSYSFCSDYTDDPYAWLTDVLALKSVDSGNYGVGSIIVDRDGETVAFGHNLMYSPSFRSDLHAEMVTLNYFEEKNPQITTLKDYTLYTSLESCPMCIIRLISAGINRVFHVSPDSIGGMADSINLMPPLWKELSEPQVFAKASCSYELSKAATAIMLINADELLEILRKRRL, from the coding sequence ATGACAGGTGATATCAGAGGTCTTGGAGAGGAACTGCTGAGAGAAATCGGTTTAAAAGAGGGCTTTAATAACGAAGAAGTTATTAAATGGAAAAGCTGGCTGCAATCGTACAGTTTTTGCTCTGATTATACGGATGACCCTTACGCCTGGCTTACGGATGTTCTTGCTTTGAAGTCCGTAGATTCGGGAAATTACGGGGTTGGAAGTATAATTGTGGATCGGGACGGAGAAACTGTGGCTTTCGGGCACAACCTTATGTACTCTCCTTCTTTCCGGAGTGACCTGCACGCGGAAATGGTAACGTTAAATTATTTTGAAGAAAAAAACCCGCAAATTACAACCCTGAAGGACTATACGCTCTATACATCCCTTGAGTCCTGCCCTATGTGCATTATAAGGTTAATTTCAGCAGGTATTAACAGGGTATTTCATGTTTCCCCTGACTCAATAGGAGGAATGGCGGATTCTATAAACCTCATGCCTCCCCTCTGGAAAGAACTCTCCGAACCTCAAGTTTTTGCAAAAGCCAGCTGTTCTTATGAACTTTCAAAAGCCGCAACAGCAATAATGCTTATAAATGCGGATGAACTGCTTGAAATTCTAAGAAAGCGCCGTTTGTAA